The following are encoded in a window of Rosa chinensis cultivar Old Blush chromosome 4, RchiOBHm-V2, whole genome shotgun sequence genomic DNA:
- the LOC121048966 gene encoding leucine-rich repeat-containing protein 57-like codes for MESIKTLDLMDSGIKELQSWIGCCISLEVLKLSGTSIKQLPSSIGFCTSLEILDASGTDIEELPSSIGYLTSLRELNLSGTPIKELPSLIGNLTSLEELDVSETSITELPSSIGYLTSLRELKLV; via the coding sequence ATGGAGTCCATTAAAACATTGGATCTAATGGACAGTGGCATAAAAGAATTGCAGTCATGGATTGGATGTTGCATTTCCTTGGAAGttttgaagttgagtggaacTTCAATCAAACAACTGCCTTCATCGATTGGGTTTTGCACTTCCTTGGAGATATTGGACGCGTCTGGAACTGACATTGAAGAATTGCCTTCATCAATTGGGTATCTCACTTCTTTAAGAGAATTGAATCTGTCCGGGACTCCCATTAAAGAGCTGCCTTCTTTAATTGGGAATCTCACGTCCTTGGAGGAATTGGACGTTTCTGAAACTTCCATCACAGAATTGCCTTCATCAATTGGGTATCTCACTTCTTTAAGAGAATTGAAGTTGGTCTAA